TACATCTTTAGCATGTTGAACCCATTGAACAGCCTGTTTAGTAGAAGGCGCCCCCGAACCAACAGTTACGGTAACTCTTTTGTTAGCTGCTTTCACAACTGTTTCGACCACTTTCGATCTTTCCTCAACCGTCAACGTAGCGTATTCCCCTAAAGATCCTACTGGGACTAGCCCATTTACACCCTCATCAATAAGCCAATTACATAGTTCATGTAACCTCTGGTAATCTACCTCATATGAATCTGTGAATGGAGTGACGATCGCAACATGTACACCTTCAAATCTTGTCATTTAATTCTTCCCCTTTCAAAATCATTTTTTATTTTTGGTTCGTCTTGGGTGTGAGAATTAACTCTACGCTAATATAAATGCAAGTAGTATGCCAACTTGAATTTGAAGTTTCAGGAGAATTTATATATATATCTATCAGACAAGGAGTTTTAGTACATTCTCACGGAGGAAAGAAAGATTTAAGCATGAGAATGCCACATTTTAAGCCTTTGAAATCAGGAAATCGAAAACAACATCTTAAAAGAGCATTCTAATTAGTATAAATACTAAGCCGCATATAATTCTCTCTTAACCTTAATAGTAATTAGGTGGGAAATATTCAAAATAAAAAAGAGTATTAAAGTGTAAAAAATCTTAAAAGGGAGTGTAAAGATATTTATACACTGTATAGACTTTTGATATCTTCCCATCTATTTTATATGCTAAGCATAATAGTACTCAGTTACTGTTTCTTTTTATTGAGAAAGTATAATCTAAAGATAAAGAGGGCTAAATACTGATATCCCAAATTAAATATCAGTAAAGTAATGCATTTTATAAAAAAAAGACAGTTTCTCCTACAAGGAGAATACTGTCCAAAATAAATGAAATTCACTTATTATTTATTTGGAATCGAACTATGGAAATAGGTTTAATTAAATATCTATATGTCTTCTTCAAACAAGCACTATCTCTGAGTAATAGCTATATTATTCTGCTAGAGGAGCAATATTAAAATTTAGGGAAAAGTTTTACGTACAGTATGAAGGAAGGCAAAAAGAAACTAAATACTTTTCAAAGTAATAGTTCCCTCTTACCTACTCCAAGGGAGATAGAAAGTCAGTCATATCTTATGCTCTATTTAAACTATCTTTTTTGGGGTACCCTGGCTACTTTTCTTTACATAGAGAGCTTTCCAAAGCTCATGCATTTTGCTTCGCCCACTATTAATCTCTGGGTTGAATTGGATCGCAGCCTGTTGACGAATGGCGTGGACCTTTTGTATTGCTTGTTGCATTTGTTCATTAATTATATCTAACTTTTTACCAGCATATTTGGTGATCGATAGGCCTGCTACTGTTCCTTGAGCCATGGCGATTTTACCACTCTCAATACCGGTGATATTACCGGCTACAAATAGCCCTTCAAGAGGAGTATCCATCGTCTCTGAATGATGAGGTACGTGACCGCCTAATTCAGGAATATATTCAAATGGACATCCGGCAATGGCAGCAAGCTCTGCAAGTGGATATAAGCCACCTGCGATACAGACAAAATCTGCTTCATAAATCATTTCAGTTCCAGCAATAATATTGCCCTTAGCATCAATATTAGCCACACGCACTCCTTCAACCTTATCTCTACCAATAATCTCGATTGCTGCTTTTCGAAGTTGTAGAGGAGTACCATTTATTTTCAAGCCGTTTTTTGGATATAAGTTCAAGCCGGCTTTTCTAATCCAGTCATTTTTCATAAAATGGCTTCCAACACGTAATAACTGCGATGGGGCAAGATGAGATGCATTTAAGAGTGATTTCAAGACCTCCTCGGGATTACCTGCTTTTTGACTAAGAGGACTTTTTTCTGGGAGGATAATCCGATCAATTGCTATTCCAGCTAACTGTAATTCATTTAAAATTGCAAATGCTAGAATATTTGCTCCAATAATAATACCTTTCTTCCCAACCTGGACACGGTGGACATTCGTCATTACTTGAGCAGCACCAATTGACATTACACCAGGAAGTGTCCAGCCACTCAGTGGGATAGGGTATTCAGCAGCTCCTGTAGCTAACAGTAAGAAGGGGGCTTCTAGTGCACCTATGCTAGTATGAACATTCCATAGCTGATCTTCTTTTTCTAAGTTATAAACGGATACACCACAATGTATATTGACTGATAGTTTCCGTGCTTCTTGATGGAGGCGTTCAGATTCCTTAATCCCATTCCACCATTCACCAGACGGTTCTTGATGAAGTTGTCCAAGCAACCTGCCACCAGGCTTTACAAATTCATCAAGGACGACTACTTTGAGACCAGACTCTGCACAGGCAATAGCACCTGCTAACCCTGCTGGACCTGCTCCAATCACAATAACATCAATCATGGCTTTTCCACCATCCTTCTTACGATATTCGGGTGCTGTTTACCACTCTCAATTACCATATCTTTTTCTACAAGTGTTAGGCAGGCTCTTACGTTTGACTGTTCATTCACAGTTACACGACATTCCAAGCAATGGCCAATATTACAATAAACCCCTCTAGGCGTTCCACTATCTTCATGGACACGTAGTTTTCTTATTCCATTTGCTAAAAGGGCGGCTGCAATTGTTTCATTTTCATACGCCTCATATCTAATTCCGTCAAATTGAAAAAAAATACGCGTTCTATCACCAAAATCTCCTAAAATGGGATGCTGTATTATTCTATTCATTGGTTTTCACCTACTGTTCCAAATGTGACTGGACGAATTGGAGGCTGGTATTTTAACGGAAGTTCACCAGGCAAGGTATCAGGGATAACAGTTTCGATAATTTTATCTAATGTGGACCTGCATGTACGCCCTCCACAAAAACCCATTCCTGCTCTAGTTCTTAACTTTAATTCCCTTGCAGTACATTTATGTTCATCAGCTGTTGATTGAAGTTGTCCATAAGTAACTTCCTCACAACGACAGATAATAATTTTCTCTTTATTAGTCATTTGAAATTCCTCCTCTATGTTCCTTTATGAAAATATTATGCAAAAAACATGCCAACATAGAGGGGGAAGAGGCTTAATGTAAGCCAAGTCGCTTCAGCCGGTTGTATAAAGTAGCCCTTGTGATTCCGAGTTGTCTAGCGCATATTAATTTATTTCCATCAGAAAGATGTAATGCTCTTTCAATGACTTTTTTCTCGTGCTGATCCATTTCTTCCTGTAAGGACAAAATGGTGGAAACACTTTCGATATGTACGTTAGGTTCAATATTTTTACTTTTTTCAAAACTAATACTGTTTGAATTAAAAGGTAAATAACCCCTTTTTATTACGCCGTCTGTTGCAAATACAACAAGTCGTTCAACAACATTGCGAAGCTCTCTAATATTACCAGGCCAATCATAACGAAGCAGTTCATGTATAACTTCTGGAGATAGTTCGTGAATTGGTCTGTTATAGTTCAATGAAAAATCATTTAAAAAATAATGAGTTATTTCAATAATATCTTCTTTTCGCTCTCTTAAAGGAGGGATATGTAGACTAACCACATTCAAGCGATAATATAAATCTTCTCGGAACTTTCCTTCTTTCATTAATTCACTGAGATCACGGTTTGTTGCAGCGATGACACGGAAATTGATATTAATCTCTTTTTCTCCACCCACACGATAATATTTTCGTTCCTGTAGCACGCGAAGAAGTTTTACCTGCATATCAAGTGGCATTTCTCCTACTTCATCAAGAAATAAGGTTCCTCCTTTTGCTAGTTCTATTTTGCCCTTTTTTCCTTTATTGTCAGCGCCCGAAAAGGCACCACGCTCGTAGCCAAATAATTCACTTTCAAATAAAGACGCTGGTATCGCACCGCAGTTAATTGAAATAAAAGGTGCATTAGGCTCTTCACTTGCTTCATGAATAGCTTTAGCAAATACCTCCTTTCCAACTCCACTCTCACCCAATATCAGAACTGTTGATTTAACAGAACAAACTTTTTTAGCTAAATGAACCGTTTTTTGGAGGGCAGCGCTCTTGCCTTTAATAGAATTAAAGGGATCAGATGAGTCCTTGTATTTTGCTACTGCTTGTTCTAAACGGTGTACTTCATTGGACATGTTAAATAATTTTTCATTGAGCACGACTTGATTTGTGATATTCGTCTCTGAGACCACTGCCCCTATAATCTGATCATTGAAATAAACAGGATTAGAATTAATTAAGACAAACAGGTCAGACCTAGGTTGATGATGTTGGCTCACAATGCTTTTTCCTTGATACAAAGATTGCAGGATTTCTAGATTTTCATAGTCAAAAAAATCGGTAATTGGTCGGCCAATTATATCTTGATGATCCACTGAGAAAATTTTTTCTGCTCCGTCTGTCCACGTGCAGACGCGCTCATTATTATCAATGACCGTGACTGATGAATCCGTAGTTTGAATGACAGTTTCATAAAATGCCTTTAATTGATTGTAAGAGTTATGAAGAAAACTGATCATTTGAGTTGCCGTTATGCAGCCTATAGGATTTCTGTTTTTGTCAAGAATAACGACTATAGAATGATGAGTAAACGCCTCAATTAAGATAGAGAATGAATCATCCTCATAAATGGACTTACATGGAAGCTCAACTGTTTGTTCCGTTAGACGATAATAAAACTCACTGTTTCTCTGTATAATGTGATGCTTATCTAAAGATGTATCCATTACAAGCCTATTTATTATTTCTTGCACTGACGGAAATGAAAATACCATGATATCCTCCCAAATTGTAAAAGTTTATTAACACTGTCAAAAAAATTATACATATGTTTATTTAATTTTCAAAATATTTTTTACATTAAATTGAATTACATTGTAATTTCTTACTTTGTTAAAGGTTAACTTTAGTTGGCACACTATTTGCATTATTAGATTATAAAAGCCATTTGATTGTAGGGAGGAACATTATGTGGAACATTGCGATGTTTTAGTGATTGGTGGGGGGATTATTGGCTGTTCGATTGCCTATTATGCTTCCAAATATGGAAGAGATGTAACGGTAATTGAAAAAGGAGAATTCGTTAGTGGTACATCTTCACGATGCGATGGTAACATTTTAGCGATTGATAAGGATCCAGGTTTTGATAGTCAAATGTCCTTATTTAGTCAGAACTTAGTGGACGAATTAAGCAGAGAATTGGAGCATCCCTTTGAATATAGGGCACCAGGAAGTATTCTCGTTTGTGAATCAGAAGAGGAGATGGAAGCCGCACAAAAATGGGTGAATCGTCAAAAAGCTGCCGGTTTACCATTCCGGATGCTAGATCGACAGGATATTCGGCAAGATTCCTCTTTTTTTGCTGATGACTTATTAGGGGGGTTGGAATGTGCTACTGATTCTACGGTCAATCCTTATTTATTAGCCTTTTCACTTCTTGAGGGGGCAAAGAAACGAGGGGCTAAGGCCTTGAAGCATACCGAAGTAACACAGATGAGGAGAGAAGAGAGTGGTTCATTTACTGTAGAAACAACAAATGGTGGTTTTACCGCAAATCATGTTGTGAATGCTGCTGGAGTATGGGCACCTCGAATAGGAGAGATGCTTGATCTTTCAATACCGATTGAACCAAGAAAAGGACATATTATCGTTGCTTCAAGACAGCAACATGTGGGATCTAGAAAGGTAATGGAATTTGGTTACCTAATTTCTAAATTTGGTGGAAAACGTCGTGTAGATGCACTGACCGAAAAATACGGAGTGGCTCTGGTTTTTGAACCAACCGAAAGTCAAAATTTTCTAATCGGAAGCAGTAGGGAATTTGTTGGATTTAATACAAAAGTAAAAAATGAAGTAATAAACTGTATCGCTAAACGAGCAATAAGATTTTATCCGAAAATGGCAGATATGCTGATGATTCGTTCATATGCAGGATTACGTCCTTGGACAGAAGATCATTTGCCAATCGTTTCACGAGTGGACAAAATTCCTAACTATTATATTGCAGCTGGTCATGAAGGTGATGGAATTAGCCTTGCAGCAGTAACAGGGAAAATTATAGAGGAACTAATTAACGAAAAAGAAACGTCTATTCCTATTGAGCCAATTAGTTTTAATCGCTTTAAAGAAAGGGTGTTAAGCAGATGAGGGCAGAAAGAGTTTTTACAACAATTGATACACATACAGGTGGAAATCCAACGCGAACATTAATTAGTGGTCTCCCGAAGCTACTGGGAAAAACAATGTCAGAGAAAATGCTTTATATGAAAAAGGAATATGACTGGATTCGCAAGCTTCTAATGAACGAACCGCGTGGACATGATGTCATGTCTGGTGCTCTATTAACAGAGCCATGCCACCCAGAAGCAGATATTGGTGTGATTTACATAGAGACGGGTGGCTACCTTCCAATGTGTGGACATGACACCATAGGAGTATGTACTGCCTTAGTTGAATCAGGGTTGATTTCCGTTCAGGATCCTATTACATCCTTAAAGTTAGATACACCAGCCGGTCTCGTGGAAGTGAATATTTTTGTGGAAAATGGAAAAGCAAAAGAAGTGTCCTTTTGCAACATCCCAGCTTTTCTTTTAAAAAGCATTTCTGTTGATGTTGAAGAATTTGGACAGGTAGGTGTTGATATTGCGTATGGGGGGAATTTTTATGGGATTATTGACGCCAAATCAGTTGGATTAGAGTTAACTCCTGATAATGCTTCCCACATAATTGAAAAGGCAATTAATATTCGAAATACCATTAATGAGAAATTTGAAATCGTTCACCCTCAACATCCATTTATTCGAGGATTAACTCATATTGAGTTTTTTACTGAACCAACTTATGAGAAAGCAGACGTGAAAAACACAGTTGTTGTTCCTCCTGGTGGAATCGATCGATCTCCATGTGGAACAGGTACTTCTGCTAAATTAGCTGTGTTATATGCTAATCGGGAAATTTCAATTGGAGAAGAATTTGTTCACGAAAGTATTGTCGGTTCTTTATTCAGGGGATGTATACTTGGAACAACTGATGTTGAGGGTGTAGAAGCTGTTGTGACCAAAATCGTGGGTTCAGCCTGGCTGATGGGAATGCACAAATTTTTTTACAATGAAGAAGATTTGCTTAAAGAAGGATTTCTACTTATTCCGCCAATGGAACATGAAATGGAGGAAGTGTAATGAATATTCAAAAGGTATACTCAACAATAGATGTGCATGTAGCTGGTGAAGCTTTCCGTATTATTAAAGACTTACCATTCTTTCATTATCAAAGTTTAGAGCAACTAAATGAGCAACTCCAAGAGGAGTTTTTAGAGAGCATCCATCTTCTTTTAAATGAACCACGTGGATCTGCAAATTTAAATGGCTGTCTTATTGTTCCAGCCGTTAGCCAAGAAGCAGATGCTGCAGTTTTATTTTTTAATTATAATGGAAAGGTTCCTCTTCATTACGGTGGTATCGTTGCTGTAATTACAACTTTATTGGAATGTGGTCACTTGCACCCAAGGACGTCCAGTGAATACAAAATTGAAACGCTCAGTGGAGTAATTTCAGCTACTGCAATTATGGAAAAGGATGAAGTGATCTCAGTCACCATAGAGAGTAGACCATGTCAATTAGTCCAAAGAAATATCCCCTTGTCTTATTTACATTTAGATACAAGTTTCTCACTCGTGCAGGCTAATCAATTATATGCGGTATTTGAGAAACGTGATATTTCTGCAGAGATTCATATTGAGAAACTTTCTGAATTGAAGAGATGGGGGCAAACAGTACTTCAAGCTCTGGAGTCAATAATTCCTGTAAAAGGTGTTATTCTAATGGATGATTCTCATCTAGAAGGTGGCCAGATTAAAACAATCACCTTCGATGAAAACGAGTATATTGTACGTTCTCCGGGGTTCGAGTCAACAATGGCATGTTATACTAGCTTGCTTGCTAACGACAGAGTGTTAAACATAAAATCACCATTGATGAATAAAAGTATTTTTGATAGCTACTTAACAATACAAGCATCCACTCAAACAGAAACTGGATTTCGTTTTATCGTGTCAACCCGCGGGTTTATTACCGGAATGCAAACTTTTGTATTAGATCCGACAGATCCTTTTCCTTCGGGATTTTTATTAAAATAACGTTATTTAGGCTACATTCTTTCATTGGTCATCTTTATACCTAAGCTTCTATATCAAAACTTTCCTTGCCTATAGTGATTTCTCGAAACTATTTTAAGGGAGGGAAAGTAGTTTTATTTGGAAACTGAATTTTTAAAATTTTCTAATATTAGAGGAGGAGAGGTTGGAGTATGTCTAACAAAGGTAAGTTTAAAAGAGAAATATCATTAATGGATTTAACTTTTATAGGCTTTGGATCTATGTTTGGATCGGGTTGGTTATTTGCTGCTAGTCATGTTGCTGGAATAGCCGGCCCTGCTGGAATTATATCATGGGTAATTGGTGGAGTATCTATTTTATTATTAGGACTTGTATATTGTGAACTGGGAGCGTCACTTCCAAGGGCTGGAGGAATCGTTCGCTATCCAGCTTATACTCATGGCCCTATACTTGGATATCTTTTAGGGTTTATTACCCTTATTGCTTTTTCTAGTCTGATAGCCATTGAGGTAGAGGCAGCTAGGCAATATGCTGCAGCCTGGTGGCCCAGCTTGACTAAGGAAAACTCTACCTTGCCTACTTTAAGTGGATGGCTCCTTCAATTCGGACTTATTGTTGCTTTCTTTCTTTTGAATTATTGGAGTGTAAAAGTATTTGCTAAATCGAATTTTATCATAACTATCTTTAAATTTTTTGTACCAGCTTTAACAATCGTTGTTTTGTTAATACATTTGCATGGTGATAACTTTTCAAGTGTTGGATTTGCACCGTTTGGTTTTTCTGGTGTACAAGCAGCTATTTCTGCAGGGGGAGTAATTTTTGCTTATTTGGGACTTACACCTATTGTATCGGTTGCTAGTGAAGCGAAAAATCCTCAAAGAACAATACCAATTGCTCTTATTTTATCTGTAATTTCTTCAACTATTGTTTATGTTCTCTTACAAGTAGCGTTTATTGGAAGTATCCCAACGGATATGCTTGGCCAGGGATGGGCCAATATTAGTCATGAATTTAGTTTGCCATTTAAAGATATTTCCGTTATTTTAGGGTTGGGATGGATGGTTTATTTTATTGTTTCTGATGCAATAATATCCCCAAGTGGCACAGGTAACATTTATATGTCAGCTACTCCTCGTGTTGTATATGGATGGGCTAAAAGTGGAACCTTATTTCAAATCTTTTCTAAAGTTGATGCAAAATCAGGTATACCCAGACCTGCACTTTGGCTTACGTTTGTCTTTTCTATTTTCTGGACATTGCCATTTCCTTCATGGGAAGCGTTAATTAACGTTGTTTCCGCAGCGCTAGTTTTAAGTTATGCTATTGCCCCAATTACCACGGCAGCGCTTAGAAAACGTGTTCCTGAGCTAGATCGTCCATTTTGGGTAAAGGGCATGTCAATTATTGGACCTCTTTCGTTTATCGTTGCATCGTTAATCGTTTATTGGTCAGGATGGAAGACCTTATCTTGGCTACTATCTTCTCAGGTTCTAATGTTTATAATTTACCTATTCTTTAAAAAAAGAGTGCCTACCTCACAGGTTTCTTTTACCCAACAAATTAAATCCTCATTATGGCTGATTTTCTACTATGTTGCCTTAATGATTGTTTCTTATTTTGGTATGTTTGGTGGTGGCAAGGGCGTCTTAATTTATTCAACCGATTTAGTTGGAGTTACAATTGTCTCTCTGATTAGCTATTATTGGGCAGTCCATACTGCTTTACCAGTTGTTCATTTAGACGATGATGAAATTCAAGATAACGATCATTTAAAAATAAGCAATATAGATATTCCAGTTAGTAAATGACATATCAAATGAGTAAAAAAAGCTAATCAAAAGGCAACCGATTAATGTATCGGTTGCCTTTTGATTTTATCCTTTGTAATCACAAATGAGCCCTTTTTCTACATTATATGTAATAATTAAAACTTATTTTAATGAAACATTTTAATCTTTATATTGGTTAAATATCCAACTCTTTCGACTGAATAGAGATAAAACGTTAAGTGCATCCTCATGAAATACAGTGAATATGAGCATATTAAACCTATCCAACCCAAACTAGGAGGTACACGATGAAAAATCAGTCTAACAATTCTCAGCCTGCAATAGGGGATGACAGATTTAATACTGCTGGATATACTTCTGATGAAGCAAATATCAATGATGTGCAAGGAAAACATCTATCTAACTTCAATGATAAAGTTTCTACCTCTGAGAATGAGGATGCTTCTTCTACGAAACCATAAAGTCTTTTCTAACGAGAAATCTTTTAAGTTCTCGTTAGTCTGAAAAGCAGGTTAATATTTATTAACCTGCTTTCTTTATTATTGATTATGACGATACATATGAGGATCATCTGGTTGTTCTTCACGTTCTACTTTTGTTACTCTTACAATGGGAAGCGTCTTTTGGAATACTTTGAACCAATACCTAAAAGTATTCCTTTGACTAGTAAGATGATCTACTTATTACTTATAGATTTAGCATAAAGAGTGGATTTTTCAACATAATTATAATAAGGATAAATTGCATCTATTAAGTAACCTAAAGGCGGTGAGTCCTTATGAAAAACAGGGATAAAAGACGAAAAAAGAAACGTGATTTTTTAAAGGATTACTTAAAAAACAAGTTAGGAAATTGGAACCCTAGACTTGGCAAAGAGCCTACCTCCAACTCTAAGACGACGCAAGAAAATAGAAACCTTGATTAAATAATATTTGGGTGTAGGTATTTAGAAGTTTTTCACCATGAAAGATAGCCCCCTTTAGAAGTCTATCTCCAGAGGGGGCTTGATTAAAAGGCATATTTATTTAACAGCTTCTTTTAATTCTTTTCCTGGTTTAAAACCTTTATTATATATTTCTTTTAGAAAAAGTTAATACTTCCTTTTAAGATCAAGCTAATTTCCTTAATAAGGAATAGGATAGTTAAGGTAAATTTAGCATGGATTTGACGTTGTGAAAGTTAACATTGCTTTAAGTATATTCTGAAAGCCCACGCGTTCCATGTCCTTCCCACTAGCCTTATTATTGTAAATATACTTTCCATCTGCGATATAAGGTTTTATTACTTCTAACTGTCTATCTAAATTTTGTTCATTTGTACCTACACGAATATAACCAAAATTAATTCCCATTACTAAAATCATCCTTGTTTTTAGTAGACAGTTTAGCTATATAAAAACCACTAACAAAAGGTCTATTTCTAAGATTAAATAGACCTTTTGTTAGTGGTTTTCCAGTGTTTAAAAAGATGTACATTTTTGTACTATATCATCGGACAGACTTAATCCTAGGTTATGTATTGTCCCCTTTCAAGATTTCTTGCCCTGCGAGGTTTTTTGATGTATTCCGGAGAGATACATTATGGTAACTAAACATGCATACGATATACAACTTAAAAACCGAGAAAACACTAACCCTAATCAGTGTCTTTTCTGTTCAGAATTCGAATAAGAAAAGTGGTAGATGCCTCACGGCGTCTTGGGTAGTTTGCTTCAGATATGAGGTGTTATTTATTTTACTATGTTCTGTGTTTTTCAATTTTAAAAGGTTATCGATAATAATAGAGTTAAATAAAACAATAAAAATACTAGAAAGAATAATAAATGCAGAATAAAAATTGATTCATAAGAAGGAATGGAAAATAAAGATAGATAAAAATGTCTTAGCTATTAATCGGCTAAGACATTTTCTCTGTGTTGAATGTATTGTTATAGGGCTGTATTTATAGTTTTTTCTCTTTTGGACATATTATATATGGATATATTGAATAGGAGGTTGTTTTATGGAAAATAAACATAATCATGTTATGTTAACTTCTTCTAAATTATCTTATTTATGGACGACTTATCTTTCGGATAGTATGTCAATTTGTATTTTCAAACATTTTCTTCAACATATCGAAGATGAAGAAATTAAAGCTATCGTTACTTTTGCCATGCAATCATCAGAAAAACACATTAACTTTATTCGTGAGATTTACTCAAAGGAAGATATTCAAATTCCACAAGGTTTTACTGAAGCTGATATTAATTTAAAAGCCAAGCGCTTATTTTCTGATGTGTTTTACCTTCAATATATTAAGAACATGTCTAAAGGAGGATTAGTAACTTACGGTAGAGTGATACAAAACATTTATCGTCAAGATATTCTTACTTTCTTTAACACTTGTTTAATGCAGACCATTGAACTAAATACCAAGGTAACTAATCTTTTACTAGAGAAAGGAATCGCACTTCGTCCACCTACCATTCCATATCCTAAAAAATAGAATTTGTACATAAACAATCCTTTATTTTAGAGGGTCTAGGAAGAAGAGGAGCATTCACAGGAACAGAAGTAAATAATCTGTATGCAAATATCCAAACAAACTATTTAGGTACTGCTTTAGCTACGGCCTTTAGTCAAGTTGCTGAATCCGATAAGCTTCGTAAATATTTCCTAAGAGGAAAAGAAATTGCATTAAAACATATTAAAGCTTTTTCCAGTTATTTGGAGATGTGTTCACTACCAACACCTATGTCATATGACCAAGATATCACGGATTCTGAAGAACCACCTTTTTCTGATAAATTAATGGCATTTCATTTTAGTTTAATGATTTATGCTGGAATTGGAAACTATGGGGTATCTATTTCTGAAGATCAGAGGACGGATATGGATGTAGATTATTACCGTTTAATAGCTGAAATTCTAAAGTATTCTGAGGATGGTGCTAATATTATGATTGCAAATGAGTGGTTAGAACAACCACCTTTAGCAGCTAATCGAAGGGATTTAGCAAAGGATTAAAACAATGTGGCAAACAAAGAAGAAGCATTGTTGTGGAGTATTGCACTTCCAGGATTCGGACAGTATTTAA
This DNA window, taken from Priestia megaterium NBRC 15308 = ATCC 14581, encodes the following:
- a CDS encoding APC family permease; this encodes MSNKGKFKREISLMDLTFIGFGSMFGSGWLFAASHVAGIAGPAGIISWVIGGVSILLLGLVYCELGASLPRAGGIVRYPAYTHGPILGYLLGFITLIAFSSLIAIEVEAARQYAAAWWPSLTKENSTLPTLSGWLLQFGLIVAFFLLNYWSVKVFAKSNFIITIFKFFVPALTIVVLLIHLHGDNFSSVGFAPFGFSGVQAAISAGGVIFAYLGLTPIVSVASEAKNPQRTIPIALILSVISSTIVYVLLQVAFIGSIPTDMLGQGWANISHEFSLPFKDISVILGLGWMVYFIVSDAIISPSGTGNIYMSATPRVVYGWAKSGTLFQIFSKVDAKSGIPRPALWLTFVFSIFWTLPFPSWEALINVVSAALVLSYAIAPITTAALRKRVPELDRPFWVKGMSIIGPLSFIVASLIVYWSGWKTLSWLLSSQVLMFIIYLFFKKRVPTSQVSFTQQIKSSLWLIFYYVALMIVSYFGMFGGGKGVLIYSTDLVGVTIVSLISYYWAVHTALPVVHLDDDEIQDNDHLKISNIDIPVSK
- a CDS encoding recombinase family protein, with the protein product MGINFGYIRVGTNEQNLDRQLEVIKPYIADGKYIYNNKASGKDMERVGFQNILKAMLTFTTSNPC
- a CDS encoding DUF3231 family protein, which produces MENKHNHVMLTSSKLSYLWTTYLSDSMSICIFKHFLQHIEDEEIKAIVTFAMQSSEKHINFIREIYSKEDIQIPQGFTEADINLKAKRLFSDVFYLQYIKNMSKGGLVTYGRVIQNIYRQDILTFFNTCLMQTIELNTKVTNLLLEKGIALRPPTIPYPKK
- a CDS encoding DUF3231 family protein yields the protein MYANIQTNYLGTALATAFSQVAESDKLRKYFLRGKEIALKHIKAFSSYLEMCSLPTPMSYDQDITDSEEPPFSDKLMAFHFSLMIYAGIGNYGVSISEDQRTDMDVDYYRLIAEILKYSEDGANIMIANEWLEQPPLAANRRDLAKD